GCAGCGCATCGTACACGTCCTAAAGCAGCACTTCTTCCTCCCAGGGCACGCGCGGTCACTGTCACACTCCGGGGGGGCTGCGTGTCGACACTTTGCTGGGTCCGGTGGGCAGGTGCCAGGCTTTTCTGTAGCAGGAGGAGATCAGGCGGCCTTGTATGGGGGGGCGTTAGGGGCCGGTGGACTCAGGCGCGTGGTAGCACCCATGGATCCCAGCACCCAGAGGTGGCTGGGGACACTGACTGCCCAGAGCCAtgttctgattggctggctgGATCTTGCTGAGGATGTTGCACCCCGGTGCCGGCTCCCAGCGGAGCTAGGACGGGCCCTCAGCATCCTGGGTGCATTGTGGTAGAGGAGAtgacagggagcaaggggctgccaggctggggtggggagaagcagctggaggagggagTCCAGTGACCCCTGCAaactgcccctcctgcccccaggtgCCAAGCGCCCTCTCTGCAGCAGACCAGGACCCTCCAGCTACTCTCTAGGGTACAGTAACTCCAGCCGCAGGGGACgcaggagaaagggaaggggTTAGTTGGCCACAGGCTGATGCCGGACGGGGGCTGGTGGGAGAAGGTCCCAGCCGGCAGGAGACTTTCACCCTAAGAGGGAGGGGGTTAAGCTGTGAGAACTCTGCCAGTCGGCGAAGGCCATTGGTCACGCTATGCATGGCTCACCGCTGGGCTCCCTCGGCTGCTTCCTGACGGGGGTTAAGACAACACATAGGAGACACCCCCTCAAAGGGCCCTCTGCTGCCGCTGGAGAAGCCACCCATCTGCGTGGCTCCTGGACCCCTCCAGACGGGGTGAGCTGGCTCCCCCCTCATGACTGGAGCTCCCACTCTGAGCTGCATGGGTGTCTGTGTCCATAAAACCCCTGACAGATCCCCCATGGTTCCCCCAAATCCTGCTGACTTCCCACCACAGATCTCCCAAGGATCTGCCCAGACCCTGTCCATAACGCTGGGAGGATCCCTGACCCCCACAGTCCCACAAACGCCATGGCAAAGAGGTGAGATGCCAGCAGACCCAGCGGtctgtgctgggcagggctggTCTCACCCAGCCTCCCAGCTCTTGCTCTCCTGACAGAAAAGCTCTCGGTGCATGCGGCAGGGGAGGCAAGGAGGAATCATTTCACAATGTCTGATAGTAGCACGGAgaggccagggccctgtggagCTGGGCGCTGGCCaaacacaggccctgccccgagAGCTCAGAGTCTGCgtgtggggcagggctcagcTCTGGAGACGCTAACACTGAGGGACTAAATTTACCTGCAGAGATTGGGGACATGCACACGTGACCACACCCATTACTGCAGCACTTCTGCCCCCTGGGACACTCCTCATCCTCCCCACATTGCTCCACACAAAGGCCTGCCCCTTGGGGCTCTGGACAAAGGCCGGGTCTCCCTGGAACACAGAACAGCCCCATGACACGGGCTCAGCCTAGGAGTGAAGAGACTCCGGCCCTCGGCATCTTGAGCTGGGAGCTCCCCATGGGAAGAGGGCCCAGGAAAGAGAGAAGCAGTTTGAGTAGAAACTCAGAGCCCCTGGGGCCTGGGGGGCAACGGGATCATCCAGGGCTGGTTAATGGGGCTgtggtcctgccccttccctgagcgaCCCCGACCCCTCCTCCCCTCCGGGCCCTGCATGGAGGGGAGTGTCTGCATCTGGGGCAGGGCTGACCGGTCCTGAGCTCACCTCCCGTGATTGCTGTCATGCAGACGTGGCCACACCCATTGCTGCAGCACTTCTGTCCCCGGGGACACTCCTCATCAGCAAAGCACAACTCCATGCACGACCCAAAGccctggggccttgggcagaCGCCTGCAACACAGAGTGGCCATGTGCCCGTGAGACACCGGGCCCGCTGGAGCCTAACGACTCCAGATGGGAACGGGGGACTTACGGCAATGGGCCCAACCAGGGTGACGGAAGGCCCCTTGAAGGGACCCTTCCAGTTCAAGGTCCCAGGCCTTATCGTCAAAGAGCTCAGGGCCTGGGCCCTGCATATCTAACCAAGCCTAGACTGCTGGGATGGAGCTGCCCCATGAGGATAGAGCTCGTAGGGGCAGGAGACAGAGCTGCCTTGGGGCTGGCCCCAGACTGGAACAAGCTCCCACAGAAGCGAGGGGCCACCCCAAacctccccctgtcccctgctGCCCAGGCCAGGCGCACTGCTCTGACCAACTTCCTCCAGTATAAACACACAGCAGCGCAGGCACAGAAACCCCTGTgacgaaaagaacaggaggacttgtggcaccttagagactaaccaatttatttgagcataagctttcgtgagctacagctcacttcatcggatgcgggactgttcttaatgttttctctgaatagtgtgcgggtgcctcagtttccccgtgcagttcttaagtgtctaggtggtgggataaggatgtatgatccttgcagagcccgagagggcaggtgtgtgcaggggtctggatacagagaatggccgacaccctgtttcctggccactgatggcctgggcccttccccccgcaaggtgagagctaaagggttggagaacaaaggaatcaggtgacctcctggcccgggaaagggacaaagcccagaggaggaggggctggagggggagtcagtttggggctgaggGCTAGACCTTCATATCAGCCCTGCATGGCCTGTGAGCAGTGACTGCAGCTGGAACCCTCCCTTGCCCATGCACAGTGATACCAAGGCTCCTTTCCCTGGCATGTGGGCCCGACCAAGCAGTGCCCCTTTGCACGCCGGTCCATGGCCTGTGCAGGCCCACACTCCATGCTGCCCCCAGGCTCTAGGTCTAGCCTCACCTCGGGGGACTTTCTGGCAGACACGGCCACAGCCATTGCTTCTGCACCTTTGTCCTCTGGGACACTCCTCGTCAGCTCTGCATTCGTCCACGCACGAGTCAGTGGGGCCATCCCCAGACTTGTCCTCTCTCTCTGTAACACAGCAGGGGGCCCAGATGCCCGATCACCAGGGGTGCGCAGAGCCCAGGGAGcaccagggcaggggaagggagcatgCACGTACCTGTGCGCACTGCCACACACTCCCAGCGGCACCCCGTGTCGCAGCACTTCTCGTGTCTCTCGCACACATGGTCGTCCAGGCACTGGTGTGAACGGGGCTGCCTCGGGTCGCTGCAGGCCTCTGCCCTGGGACAGGCACCGGGATGCTCTGGGGACGGGACAAGAGAGGGACAATGAACCCCTCCGTGGCAGGCGGGGGACCCTCCATATCACCCTGTAATGAGAACTGCCCATGGGGAGGGTCCCAGCTAGACTCTCGGGCCCCTCCAGCCCAAGCCCTCTGCAGACACATGCTCACTCCTGGCCCCTGCACTCCCATCCACCCTCTCTCTGCCGCACTGCCCTGGCATAGGGTCCTTTCTCTCCCTGGACTGCCAGTCTGGCCTGGGGATGAATGGGGCTGGTCCCGGGGGGGTGTCTCTGCAGCCTAGCTGGGTACCTTTGTAGTGGGGGACACAGCGCATGGCACAGCCGCTGAAGCAGCATTTCTCCTGCCTGGGGCAATCCCGGTCATGAGCGCAGGCGTCCTGTTCGCTGCACGGCACCAGCGTTTCCCAGGGCTTCTGCTTGGGGCACGCGCCGGGTTTCTCTGACAAGAGAGGGTGGGAAGGGCAGGTTTGGAGGCTGCTGGATAGAACGTGTCACAGTGGGGACCCACCACACCCACCCCAGGGGGAGGGCACAGCCAGCCCATCCTGCTGCACCCACCGGCCCCTCGGAACTACACTGGGGGATTCTTAGGGCTGGCTCTCCGGCCTGGCCCTGGAGTCCAGAGGCCTGACACAGCgggctgcagctccccaccactCAGCCTCgctcagcagctgcagatccTGACCCAGAGGTGCACAAAGCCTGTGGAACGGCTGCTTAGCGGCAGGCTCCACACCTTGCACCCGGCACCCCCATGCTTGAGGCGGGGCTCCTGGCCCCTCGGTGCGCTGCAACCCCGGTGCTCTCTGCTCACACCTGGAGCGCAGGTAGCACCTGGCGCAGGGGTGGGGAGGTCTCCAGCTGCCCCTCGCCCGCCTTGCCCACAGCCGCTGGCGTGAACCCTTTCCTGCGGGGGATTCACCAGCGGGGCAAGGTAGCTCCAGTGGATGCTAACTGGGGTGACAGCCCCATGCTGGAGTGAGGGGAGCCCAGCTCCTGCCGCTCTGTTACCTCTCTCTGGGGCCTGGCATGTCCGGCCACACCCACTCTCACAGCACTTCTGGTCCCCCgcacactccttgtcccctgtgCATGAGGACCTGCACAAGGGGGACTCGGACGCGATCCCGTCTGTCAGGGGGCAGATGCCGGGCTTCTCTGGAAAGCAGAAGGCAGAGGAGTGAGGGGGCTCACTGGGGTCTCGTGATGGGACGAGCACCCTCCCCACCACTGGTCGTTCTGTCGTGATGTCACAGTCACGGGGCTCCTTGTTTTCGcaggctgagccctgggccctgTCTGTCTGCACAGACGTGGTGGCTCCGGGGCCCTATGCCTGGGAGCTTGTCTGAGCGCCTTGGGCACATGCCAGGCTGGCCTATCCCAGCCACCCCGACAAACCCGCAGGAACTAGCTCTGCCCGGTCTCTCCCCAGCGTCTCACTTGCCCAGGTGAGGGGCTGCCTGCAGGGCAATCTGAACCTGCCTCCTACCTTCCGAAGGGGCCAAGCACTCGTGGTCACAGCCCTGCAGGCAACACTTCTGGGCCCTGGGGCACTCGCCGTCCCCTCGGCATCTGGCTTTGCACTCATAGCTGACGTAGAGCCCGTTGCGCACGGGGCAGAATCCAGGCTTCCCTGGGCAGAAAGAGGCCAAGGGCAGTCACAGAGCTGGCCAGAGGGAGGCCAGGGGGGCGAGGGAGGGGTCTGAGCCCACCGGGGAAGGGAGCGTCCCTGGCCCAAGCTGCCTGTGATCAGGTGGAGGGGCTGGGTGCTAGGAGCCGGGTGCTGCTGACGTGGGGAGCGTGGGATGCCGGCGCACTGGCAGCGCCAGGGGGTCATTGGGACCCTGTGTGCCCTTCTCTCTGCACCAGGGGGCCAGttgcctgtggggagggggattccCTGGGCCCGGTGGTGCTGGCGAGTCACCTCAGAGGCAGAGAGCCCAGGCGGGTGGGACCCCGGGCCAAGGCACAAGGCTGCTGCGCAGGGCCTGAAGACGGCCCGGGGGTGTGCCTGAGCCTGCCACGCTGCCCCCACCTGCTGTGGCTCCAAACGCGGGGCGTgtatgtgacgaagcgggactgttcttaatgtttcctctgaatattgtgggggtgcctcagtttcccctaggcatttcttaagtatctaggtggtgggagaagggtgtatgatcattgcagagcccgagagggcaggtgtgtgcaggggtctggctctgcaacgatcatacacccttatcccaccacctagatacttaagaactgcctaggggaaactgaggcccccccaccatattcagaggaaacattaagaacagtcccgcttcgtcacagtgGGACTGTCTCTCCCCGGGTGAAGGAGCTGCAGGCGTGGCCACAGCCACTCCTGCAGTATTTCTGGCTCTCCGCCGGCCCCACAGCTCCTTGTTCAGTGGCCGGGCAGGCTGCCGGCTGGAACACGGGGTGGCCCGAGGCAGTCGGACCCTGATGAGCCCCTACCGCCTCcatctggggagggagaggagacctCAGGGAAATGGACCCGCTGGGACAGGCAGAGAGCAGAGGCCCCTTTGTAGGCCCAGCCTCTAGCCCCTGTTCCTGTCCACCGCTCGTGCGGTCCCATCAGTGCATTCCCAATGCTGCCATAGGGCTGTCACTGCCATTCCTCCAGCACTGGCACGGACACTCACCGCTGCCCTGTGCTGGGCATGCCTGGCGGCACCGATGGCTGCAGCATCTCTCTGCTCTCGGGCAGTCCTGGTCACTGCGGCATCTCTGCCCACTGTGCCCCTCGGGGGCGGCTGGGCCAGCGCCGGGTTCCTCTGCAACACAGAGCAGTCACAGGGCAGTGACGCCCCATCCAGACAAGCCCTAACGCTCCAGCTGGTATCGGGGggatggcagggaatggggctgacAAAAGACCCTGCTCTCTCCTCAATCCAGCCTCAGCCCTTGAGTTCCAGCCTTTCCCCACCCACTGCACTGAGACCTTTTCGTTCCCAGGATGCTAACTTAGGAGGAAAAGGCCCGGTTGCCTCTGTCCTCAGCCCCTGTCATGGGCACCCCACTCTCCCCATATGCTGTCAGAGCTCTCTGCTCACTGCCTGTCCCTCTAGTCCCTCCCTGTTCCTCCTCCCGgtgccctgctccagccagtAACTCTGGGTACCCCCCACATAAAGGTCACGGGCTCCAGAGAatcccagcccctgcaccaggAAACTGGCCTTTGAGCCATCGGCCCCTGGGAGGGAGTGACGGGGTGGGCAGCGGGTGCCCCTGGAGCAGCCCACGTGGGCACGTGCCGTCTCACCTGCCGTGGGGGAGGGCGGTGCACAGATGTAGCTGGAGCCCATCCTGCAGCACTTGTCTCTCTTGTGGCAGTCGCTGTCCTGCTGGCACAGCGTCAGGGGCGGCCCCTCGTCTCTGATTTTAAATGCTGGGCACAGCCCTGGTTTCTCTGGAACACAGGCCAGGCGCGTGGCAGTGAGGCCCTGCCCAGTCACAGAGCTGCCCCAGCCAAGTCCCAGCGACTCCATGCGGGAAtggggcggcaggcaggggggttcTTGGGGAAATGGGCCAGGCCCGGGCTGAAGGGCGGCCCAGAACCAGTCCCCTGGCCTGCTGCCTCGGCACCTTCCCTGGCCTCTCCTTGCCCTTTGCTCTCTGAGGTTGCTCCCTCTCTGCCCTGTGACCCCATCTGGCTTGGGCCCTGGCACATCCAGTCCTCTCCCCCAGACCCcgccctgccccaagccctgtcCTCAGCTGCCcgtcccctctgtgcctcagctcacGTGCCCTGCGTgcagccagcgctcctgccccatCTGTCCTCGCTCTTTGCTCCATCTTGGCCCTCGGTCCCAAGCTCTCTGGGCCCATGtcctctgccccctggcccccaGTGCTCTGTGCCCCACGTCCCCATTCCCAGACCCCTGGGACTGAGCTCCCTGCGGGAATGATGGCCTGAGTCTGAgctgctggctggggagcagggaccaTTCAGGACgtgtgtgacattattgacttgaactgggaccgtatagaacattgttgcaaccaaggtcctgtagtggcaccaaaccttgtataaagggggtcaaataaggtgtctaagacaaagTTATTGTTTGCTGAttaggattatgctatctgtatgcatgtatcatttttgtatttaaagatataagtattggctctgtactgtctgtattccaaacttgtgctgtgcttctgggtgacaccccagacaagttggtgtcagctctgcctagcctgcttgatggcccattaaggaccatcctctatacaattgacccattgagagaaggcacacacgccttgggactcaggcaggtgtgcagggacctgcctatggacagaactctgaggtgtttccaggccatgggatgggcagcttgacCTTGGGACAAAGGAagacagaccacatggcaagagactatacaaagctgcggcagctcctccatctggtcttcagtcctgcttcctacctctggagggacttggctaccctgaagctttgaaccaaggactgaaggacccatcccagctggggatgttctccagagacttgatttgaacctgccgtttattccatcactgctgcaagcctgaaccgaGAACTTTGCCGTTActggatgtcattgattccatttaaccaattctagctctcctctctgtcttttcccttttatgaataaccctttagattttagattctaaggaattggcaacagtgtgatttgtgggtaagatctgatttgtattttgacctggctctggggcttggtcctttaggatcgagggaaccttttttcttttactggggtgttggttttcataaccatctgtccccataacgaggggcactggtggggatgctgggaaactggagtgtctaagggaattgcttgtgtgacttgtggttagccagtgtggtgagaccgaagtcctctctgtctggttGGGTTTGCCTCGGTGTGCAAAGGACCCCCGGCCTTGGGCTGTGGCTGCCCTGCtcgaagcaatttgtcctgaattggcccCTCTCCGTGGgatcccgccagaaccagcagcGATACAACGTGTTTCTGTGGTGGGTCCTGGCTCGTGCCTACATGTCCCAAATGCCTCTCACCTGCTCAGCAGTGAGCCTCGCCTGTGTGGGGCCAGGCTCCGAGAGGGGCAGCAAACTCACCGTGCTGGGGGGCAAGGCAGGTGGGGCCACAGTGGAGGCGGCAGCATTTGGCGGCTCCTCCGCAGTCACTGTCCTGGGCGCAGGGGGATAgacagggctcctggctggcccctggggctctggctgggcacaCTCCAGGTTTCACTGAGACAGAGCAGGCCAAAGGGTGAGACACACAGTGCGGTGAgaagggaggggctggagaaatCAGCACCCGCCTCCCTCGTAGACCACTTGTGCGCCCTTTGCCCTGGCCTGTCCCtccgctgggagcagggctgcccaGGAGAGCGGAGTCCTAGCCGGGGGAACCAGCCAGGGCAGTTCAGGAGCAAAGCGCTGGGGTGCGTCTGCAAATGGCTGCGCACATGCGAATCAGCTCCTGCCAGCGCTCCCCAGCAGGGCATCACAGAGGTGggaggctagggtgaccagatagaaagatcgggacgggggtggggggtaataagcacctatataagaaaaagccccgaatattgggactgtccctataaaatcgggacatctggtcaccctaggggatGTTTGCTGGGGATGGGGTTAACGGTGCCTTGCATAGAGCGAGCCCAGGGCTTGGGCACATGTTGCCAAGATGTTAAAAGGAGGCTTCCCTGGGCCATGCCACCTCTGTGTGCACAGGGTAACTAGCAACCCAAGCCCCAGCGGTTAGCGAGTCCCTCAGTGCCCAGTGGTCTCGGTCTACGGCTAGGGACGCACCGGCTCACTGCGGACAGGTGGACAcactgggaaggggcagagatgaGCCAGAGAGAACGAGTCTGCGGCTGgaggctgccctgcagggagcaACTGCAGAAGCTCCATCTGTTTAGTTTCTCAAGAAGGTTGAGGTGACTTGGTCACGGTCTGCAGCTGTCTGCACGGAGAGGGATTTCTgagagcagtggctgggagctggggccccACATGTTCAGGTTAGAAGCAAGGAGCAGGGCGGGGTGGTGGGCTCTGTCACTTGGGCATTAGCTCAAGTCTGAACATCTCTCTCTCAGGTCTGCTCTAGCTCCACGAGGAGctctgggctggatgcaggactCCCCAGGCAAGGGTCTCTggctgtgctatgcaggagggcaGATGGGTCCCTACGGGTCTGGGGCACAGAGGGGCCAGCTGAATGCCCCCTGGACACAGCGGGTTCGAAATCCACCCGAATGTGCCTTTCTAAGGACTGATCCGCAACGGGCCCTGCACGAGGAACGGCTGCCTCTCACCGACAAGCTTCACGGCCACGCAGGCCAGGCCACAGCCGTTGCTGCAGCACTTCTGGGCGCCCGGGCAGTCGCTGTCGGAACGGCATCTCTCATCACAGGCACCGACGGCTCCTCCTGCTAACGCCGGGCAGACTCCAGGCCTCACTGCAAGACCCAACAGCCACACGGAGTGAGACCCAGCCTGCGCACTGAAGTGCagcagggggggcgggggagggaaacagGCCATGCTGGGAGAAGGAAGATAGACCCCACAGCCGCTGTCCCCTTGTGCCCTTAGCCTCTGCACCCGTGCTCTTTGCGGAGAGAAGGCCCCATCTCCATGTTAAGGATCTGCCAGTCTCAGAGTCTCTGAGGCCAGCCGGGAGTCGGGATCATTCAGGGCAGGTTTATGGGACTGGGCTTCTGGCTCCTGACTGagcgagccccagccccagctgaggCAGGCAGCTCTCAGCCCTTGGGGAGCCCTGTACTCAGCTCATCCCGGGATCAGCACACGCGGCAGGGCTGAGCACAGAGATGCTGATGTGTAAGGTCTGAACATACCTTCAGCGATGACTCCCATGCAGACGTGACCACACCCGGTGCTGCAGCATTTCTGCCCCCTGGGGCACTGCGCGTCCCTGGTGCACTTCTCCACACAGAGGCCAGGTCTCTGCAGCGTCGGGCAGATGCCGGGTCTCTCTGGAACACACAATGGGCGTGCGGCAGAGGCCCTGCCCAGTCACTGAGCTGCTTTCGTCTCCAAGTTGGTCAAGTTCCCCCCACAAGTGCCATAAACAAACGACCCATTTCCCCGAGTTGGAAGGGCCAGAGTGGCAAGAAGCGAAGGCCTCCCTGCGGCCCATCTCGGCAGGGAGCTGGCAAACATGTAGGGCCCAGTGAGGTCCCtcatggggaagggggagtggaACAGAGAGGAAGCTGACAGGGCTCTAGAGACATGAATGGGGCTCTGCTGGGACCTTGCCAGGGGGTGGCAGGGGATTGCAGGGACCAAGGGAGGAGTGAGAGattcagggcaggaggtggaTGGAGCAGGCGTCAGAAGCACACAGCTGGATCCCCTGTAGGTTtcaacccccgccccctccggggtgctccagggggctctgctctgtcCCTGGGGGTGGAGTAGATGCTCAGGGTGCTGCTGTCAGAGCCACCCCAGCCAACACCTGATAACTCCATGTGGGAAAGAGGGGGTGTCCTgagggaaggggacagagcaggacTGAAGGGCCTCAGCTGCCCGGTAATGCCAAGTAACGATGGGCAAAGCCTGGATCGCGCtgcccctgtgtgctgccccattcTTCCTGCATGGGacaaaacataagaacggccatactgggtcagacatttgtaagttcaactttcgtgataaagagattgcactgcagtccttgtattaggtgaattgaaaaatactatttcttttgttttttatagtggaaatatttgtaataaaaatatgaagtgagcactgtaccctttgaaaatatttgaaaatgtagaaaacatccaaaaatatttaaataaatggtatccacagtatgcatccgatgaagtgagctgtagctcacgaaagctcatgctcaaataaattggttagtcgtaaaggtgccacaagtcctcctgttatttttgcgaatacagactaacagggctgctactctgaaacctgtcattattgtttatgtgacgcagcagggagcggggagtgttgacctgggaatgtggcaggggagtttcaatgggaaacctgagagcctgtaacctgagccgggagggggagggggagggcgaggtgacacctctgcccgggaatgtgaacagaggctgcaggagggagcctgctgggggagTGTTAggttcagtttggggctgggtggaggaacgcagggaaccccagggctggggtctaagctccctgctcccccagaaggacttgactgaggggtcctggttgtacccacagctctgtttgttcctgttgtccaataaaccttctgttttactggctggctgagagtctcagtgaatcccaggaagaggggtgcagggccctgactcccccacactctgtgacagtTTAACAGCGTGACTAATCAtgatagatttttttaattgcttgacagccctagttttcagagaactatccatgatgactccaagatctctttcttggtgTTAACAGCTGTTTTAGAtccaccattttgtatgtacagttgggatgatgttttccaatgtgcattacattgcatttatcaacattgaatttcatctgccactttcttgcccagtcacccagttttgtgaggtccctttgtagctcttcacagtcagctttgggcttaactatcttaaggaattttgtattgtctgtaagttttgccacctcactgtttatccctttttccaggtcaCTTATGAATACACTGAgacaccctgcagctccctggagTGACCCTCTTCACCTACCAGGACAGGAGCTGTCGTTCCCCAGagtccagctctgccccccagaaggCGACTGGCtgaaggctggggctgagggcggCATTATTACCAAACGGATGGGGGCGAGGGATGGACACAGCTCGGATTCCTGCTGCCAATGGCACAGGGTGGGGTTTACCTTCGCCCTGCGCGGGGCACTCTGCACGACACCGATGGCTGCAGCATCTCTCTGCTCCTGGGCAGTCCCAGTCACTGCGGCATCTCTGCCCACCGTGCCCCTCGGGGGCGGCTGGGCCAGCGCCGGGTTCCTCTGCAACACAGAGTGGTCACAGGGCAGTGACGGCCCATCCAGACAAGCCCTAACGCTCCAGCTGGTATTGGGGGGGCGAGGGGAATGGGGCtgactggggctggagccagaccCAAAAGTGTCAGAATGTCCAATCTCcttctccagcccctgctcccgctggcctcagcccctcccacatgTGCCCCCACCTCCCGAAGAGAGATCACACTGGGCAGGACAGGCCCCACCACAGACATGCACCAAATTGCTCTAGAGCCCCACGGCTCCCCCACACCTGAACACAAGCccggctccctgcccaggctgccCTCTTCTGCCCCCCTCTCCTGTTAGTGTTGGAGAGGCAATATGGAGTGGGCTGGAACCCTGGCCCCCTGGCTCGGAAGGACAAGCAGCCTTGGACCTAGGGTGGCAGAGATCAGGTAATGAATGGGGCTGGGTCAGCAGAGATTCCCGTCGGGCT
This portion of the Chelonia mydas isolate rCheMyd1 chromosome 13, rCheMyd1.pri.v2, whole genome shotgun sequence genome encodes:
- the LOC122462741 gene encoding keratin-associated protein 5-1-like; protein product: MTGAEDREEPGAGPAAPEGHSGQRCRSDQDCPRAERCCSHRCRQACPAQGSGKPGFCPVRNGLYVSYECKARCRGDGECPRAQKCCLQGCDHECLAPSEEKPGICPLTDGIASESPLCRSSCTGDKECAGDQKCCESGCGRTCQAPEREKPGACPKQKPWETLVPCSEQDACAHDRDCPRQEKCCFSGCAMRCVPHYKEHPGACPRAEACSDPRQPRSHQCLDDHVCERHEKCCDTGCRWECVAVRTEREDKSGDGPTDSCVDECRADEECPRGQRCRSNGCGRVCQKVPRGVCPRPQGFGSCMELCFADEECPRGQKCCSNGCGHVCMTAITGEKPGTCPPDPAKCRHAAPPECDSDRACPGRKKCCFRTCTMRCVHPEEDAV